The proteins below are encoded in one region of Aeromonas veronii:
- a CDS encoding site-specific integrase, translating to MRSAKSDSTLNAYEADTRIFVYWCQLQRLDPLQSTHHDIMNFLADQADGILADWVWLDKEEGKGELRNGEPRKPATLVRRLAGIRYAFKQKGVHPMPTEHAEIKEMMRGIVRLGDNRKRKTGALTLQPLNQVLDEIDTRSLAGLRDHTLLLLMFSGALRRSEAARIEVSDLQFVGQGIRLRLKPSKHQLHETEIALIPGKHHCPVRALQRWLKQSRIDEGPLFRRMNRWGQLMPDALGPQGINLMIKRRTGQAIDDLQVSGHSLRRGFITSAVTAGKPMNKIIEVTRHKDIRTLQEYFDDAHKFSDHALDGLL from the coding sequence CTGCGCAGCGCAAAATCGGACTCGACCCTCAATGCCTATGAGGCGGACACCCGCATCTTCGTCTACTGGTGCCAGTTGCAGCGGCTGGATCCACTGCAAAGCACCCATCATGACATCATGAACTTCCTGGCGGATCAGGCTGACGGCATTCTCGCCGACTGGGTTTGGCTCGATAAGGAGGAGGGGAAGGGAGAGCTTCGCAACGGCGAGCCGCGCAAACCGGCAACCTTGGTGAGGCGTCTTGCCGGCATTCGCTACGCCTTCAAACAAAAAGGCGTTCACCCCATGCCGACCGAGCACGCAGAGATCAAGGAGATGATGCGCGGCATCGTGCGCCTCGGGGATAATCGCAAGCGCAAGACCGGGGCGCTGACCCTGCAGCCGCTGAACCAGGTACTGGATGAGATAGATACCCGCAGCCTCGCCGGTTTGCGGGATCACACCTTGCTGCTGCTGATGTTCAGCGGCGCCCTGCGCCGCTCGGAGGCGGCCCGTATCGAAGTGAGCGATCTCCAGTTCGTGGGGCAGGGGATCCGCCTTCGCCTCAAACCGAGCAAACATCAGTTGCACGAGACCGAGATAGCCCTAATCCCCGGTAAACACCACTGTCCGGTCAGAGCGCTGCAACGCTGGCTGAAACAAAGCCGGATCGATGAGGGGCCGCTGTTTCGGCGCATGAACCGCTGGGGACAATTGATGCCGGATGCCCTAGGCCCACAGGGCATCAACCTGATGATCAAGCGCCGCACCGGCCAGGCCATCGACGATCTCCAGGTCAGCGGCCACAGTCTGCGGCGCGGTTTCATCACCTCGGCGGTCACCGCCGGCAAGCCCATGAACAAGATCATCGAAGTAACGAGGCACAAGGACATACGCACCTTGCAGGAGTACTTCGATGACGCGCACAAGTTCTCCGACCATGCCCTGGATGGCCTGTTATAA
- a CDS encoding Hpt domain-containing protein gives MTGGNPTLVITLLEQMNESTRGDLATLEQLLKSPDLARFDSLAHRIKGAAKIIKARPLFACCEALEASCQRQDMSRVTQQALQLATAMEELITAIEQQVLNKTQINHKQTMS, from the coding sequence ATGACGGGAGGCAACCCGACCCTGGTGATCACATTGCTGGAGCAGATGAATGAGAGCACCCGAGGGGATCTGGCCACGCTGGAGCAACTGCTCAAGTCCCCGGATCTGGCGCGTTTTGACAGTCTGGCTCACCGCATTAAAGGAGCGGCCAAGATCATCAAGGCCCGCCCCCTGTTTGCCTGTTGTGAGGCCCTGGAGGCGTCGTGTCAGCGCCAGGACATGTCACGGGTTACCCAACAGGCGCTGCAACTGGCCACCGCCATGGAAGAGCTGATCACGGCCATTGAGCAACAAGTGCTGAACAAAACCCAGATTAACCACAAACAAACCATGAGTTAA
- a CDS encoding fimbrial protein, whose translation MKKVIFAAVSGLAMMSAQSAYAADGQITITGEVVDAACDIAVNGGVSDATVQLPTISKTALANAGDIAGSTPVMMSLSNCPASGAVRAFFEAMNVDQSTGNLQNLGSAQNVQVQFANPAGAAIDMRDQSQNMFTSFVDNAGVGSADIQYTVQYVATDAAVAGTVATVASYNPLAADPVLLPYFFRWISIDKPSLAAVFSAVASVFLRKSL comes from the coding sequence ATGAAAAAAGTAATCTTCGCCGCCGTATCCGGTCTTGCCATGATGAGTGCCCAGAGCGCCTATGCTGCCGATGGCCAAATCACCATCACCGGTGAGGTTGTCGATGCTGCCTGTGACATCGCCGTCAATGGTGGTGTGAGTGATGCCACTGTCCAGTTGCCAACCATTTCCAAGACCGCCCTGGCCAATGCCGGTGACATCGCGGGCAGCACGCCAGTCATGATGTCCCTGAGCAACTGCCCGGCCTCCGGTGCCGTACGTGCCTTCTTTGAAGCCATGAACGTTGACCAGAGTACCGGCAACCTCCAGAACCTGGGTTCCGCCCAGAATGTCCAGGTTCAGTTTGCCAACCCTGCTGGGGCCGCTATCGACATGCGTGACCAAAGCCAAAACATGTTCACCTCCTTTGTTGACAATGCCGGTGTCGGCTCGGCCGACATTCAATACACCGTTCAATACGTGGCCACTGACGCAGCTGTTGCCGGTACCGTCGCTACCGTGGCGAGCTATAACCCCTTGGCAGCAGACCCTGTGCTGCTGCCATACTTTTTTAGATGGATATCTATCGATAAGCCGTCTCTGGCAGCAGTGTTCTCTGCTGTTGCCAGTGTTTTTTTGAGGAAATCACTATGA
- a CDS encoding fimbrial biogenesis chaperone codes for MKTSLKRLSACLIAGALCFPLLAQAGVKIMGTRFIYPEQEREITVRLTNNSARPTLVQSWLDKGDPSVEPGAEKLPFMVLPPLTRIEANKGQVLRITKVANPVQDRESVYWLNVLEIPPRAEGTQDRNVMQLAFRSRLKLFYRPAGLTGSPIDAAKSLSWTPTPTGIRVRNDSAFHVSFADVTVKAAGRQFKIAAAGMVNPRSSRDYPLKGWQGATGTVSANWIDDFGATRDQSYTLKP; via the coding sequence ATGAAAACCAGCTTGAAGAGACTGTCTGCCTGCCTGATAGCCGGCGCACTCTGCTTTCCCTTGCTGGCCCAGGCCGGTGTCAAGATCATGGGCACCCGCTTCATCTACCCGGAGCAGGAACGCGAGATCACGGTGCGCCTGACCAATAACTCGGCAAGGCCGACCCTGGTCCAATCCTGGCTCGACAAAGGGGATCCATCGGTAGAGCCGGGCGCAGAAAAGCTCCCCTTCATGGTGCTGCCCCCTCTGACCCGTATCGAAGCCAACAAGGGGCAGGTCCTGCGCATTACCAAGGTTGCCAATCCCGTGCAGGATCGTGAATCCGTCTACTGGCTCAATGTGCTGGAGATCCCGCCAAGGGCCGAAGGCACCCAGGATCGCAACGTCATGCAGCTTGCCTTCCGCTCGCGCCTCAAGCTGTTCTATCGGCCCGCTGGGTTGACTGGCTCCCCGATTGACGCTGCCAAGTCCCTGAGCTGGACACCAACCCCCACGGGGATCCGGGTGCGCAATGACTCGGCCTTTCACGTCAGCTTTGCCGATGTCACCGTGAAGGCGGCCGGCAGGCAATTCAAGATAGCGGCCGCCGGCATGGTGAACCCGCGTTCCAGCCGCGACTACCCCCTCAAGGGGTGGCAGGGCGCAACGGGCACCGTCAGCGCCAACTGGATCGACGACTTCGGGGCAACCCGAGACCAGAGCTACACCTTGAAACCCTGA
- a CDS encoding fimbrial protein, with amino-acid sequence MARQSLQDGAPPAGYSPRPLNITIECSNLVTAPTQLEYFFNGVGAPNAEGPFIATSNPGVVVGMTDDAGNPIGLGSSNSVLRPFQNGQSSMDLRFYPAKTPGYSAPIEPGAFSANAIVTVTVTLP; translated from the coding sequence GTGGCAAGGCAGAGCCTGCAGGACGGGGCGCCGCCCGCTGGTTACAGCCCAAGGCCCCTCAATATCACCATCGAGTGCAGCAACTTGGTCACTGCCCCAACCCAACTTGAATACTTCTTCAATGGTGTGGGCGCGCCCAACGCCGAGGGTCCCTTTATCGCCACCAGCAACCCCGGCGTCGTGGTCGGCATGACAGATGATGCTGGTAACCCCATCGGGCTGGGGAGCAGCAACAGCGTGTTGCGCCCCTTCCAGAACGGCCAGTCCAGCATGGACCTGCGTTTCTACCCCGCCAAGACGCCGGGTTACAGCGCCCCCATCGAACCGGGGGCCTTTTCGGCCAACGCCATCGTCACCGTCACCGTCACGCTCCCCTGA
- a CDS encoding fimbrial protein, producing MNDPHAMAHKGAITRVCLTVMLVVVSLWSKGAMAELPVNQCEGNPLINHQLVIDQTFGDGTAATGDKMTLEAGSGQSGTGLCNCRDSKSYYSWFTGRSNLPEAGGGYYQLNEYLDAQISIYVYSAGFQLVPFTSVQNSATSQCAGANTVVSGVATGGRAMVTFRLRKGIVGYVKYSGELASLYWMIGSNKLPDFNYPFAVVNADITLGALAQCNFRQGDTFTVDLGDVYKGNMTDGNIPNNYTPRNIDLSVDCTNLDSSALEYNFQSASGSTGDFINTDLPGVGVGLLDGSGNPIGLGINNAVTVPTVGTVDNSASDFNVKLYPTKLAGQEVQPGHFSAQAIVTVSIP from the coding sequence ATGAATGACCCGCACGCAATGGCGCATAAAGGGGCAATAACCAGGGTCTGCCTGACGGTGATGCTGGTTGTCGTCTCCCTCTGGTCCAAGGGGGCCATGGCCGAGTTGCCAGTGAATCAGTGCGAGGGTAATCCGCTGATCAATCACCAACTGGTGATTGATCAAACATTCGGGGATGGCACGGCCGCCACCGGAGATAAAATGACCCTGGAAGCAGGGTCCGGACAGTCAGGCACTGGCCTGTGCAATTGCCGTGACAGCAAAAGCTATTATTCGTGGTTCACAGGGCGATCCAACTTACCCGAGGCGGGGGGCGGTTACTATCAACTCAACGAATATCTCGACGCACAAATTTCTATCTATGTTTATAGCGCCGGATTTCAACTGGTGCCCTTTACCTCGGTACAAAATAGCGCGACCTCTCAATGTGCCGGTGCCAATACCGTGGTCTCTGGGGTCGCCACAGGGGGACGGGCAATGGTGACCTTCCGCTTGCGCAAAGGGATTGTGGGGTACGTGAAATATTCAGGTGAGCTCGCCTCCCTCTATTGGATGATAGGTTCAAATAAGCTCCCCGATTTTAACTATCCCTTCGCGGTGGTGAATGCGGATATTACGCTGGGGGCGCTCGCGCAATGCAATTTCAGACAAGGCGATACCTTTACCGTTGATCTGGGCGATGTCTACAAGGGCAATATGACGGACGGCAACATACCGAACAATTACACCCCCAGAAACATTGATCTGAGTGTGGATTGCACCAATCTGGACAGCTCGGCCCTTGAATATAATTTCCAGAGCGCCTCCGGCTCCACCGGTGATTTTATCAACACGGATCTTCCGGGAGTGGGCGTGGGGTTGCTCGATGGGAGTGGCAACCCCATTGGACTCGGCATCAATAATGCGGTGACGGTCCCGACGGTTGGTACAGTAGATAATTCCGCAAGCGACTTTAATGTCAAACTGTATCCGACCAAATTGGCAGGACAAGAGGTGCAGCCTGGCCACTTCTCGGCGCAAGCCATCGTGACGGTTTCAATACCCTAG